One part of the Mariniflexile litorale genome encodes these proteins:
- the rfbA gene encoding glucose-1-phosphate thymidylyltransferase RfbA, whose protein sequence is MKGIILAGGSGTRLYPLTISVSKQLLPVYDKPMIYYPLSVLMLAGIKDILIITTPHDQHAFRNLLGDGSQVGCRFEYAVQPEPNGLAEAFIIGADFIGKDKVALVLGDNIFYGSGFGKLLRSKTNINGASIFAYPVNDPERYGVVEFDNNEKVISIEEKPTKPKSSYAVPGLYFYDNRVVEFAKNVEPSARGEKEITTLNQMYLAENELEVGIMTRGMAWLDTGTVDSMDDATEFVRVMEKRTGTKIACIEEIAYLHGYINKEQAKEVAKKYGKSGYGDYILKVISE, encoded by the coding sequence ATGAAAGGAATTATTTTAGCAGGTGGATCAGGAACAAGGCTTTACCCATTAACAATATCTGTTAGCAAACAGTTATTACCCGTTTATGATAAGCCCATGATATATTACCCACTATCCGTTTTAATGTTGGCAGGAATTAAAGATATCCTCATCATCACAACCCCCCATGATCAACATGCTTTTAGGAACCTATTAGGTGACGGGTCGCAAGTAGGCTGCCGTTTTGAATACGCAGTGCAACCAGAACCAAATGGCTTAGCAGAAGCTTTTATAATTGGTGCCGATTTTATAGGTAAAGATAAAGTAGCATTAGTGTTAGGGGATAATATTTTTTATGGAAGTGGTTTTGGAAAATTACTTAGAAGTAAAACCAATATAAACGGCGCTTCTATATTCGCATATCCTGTAAATGACCCTGAACGTTACGGTGTTGTTGAATTTGATAATAACGAAAAAGTAATCAGTATTGAAGAAAAGCCAACAAAGCCAAAATCATCTTATGCTGTACCTGGCCTTTATTTCTATGACAATAGAGTGGTTGAATTTGCAAAAAATGTAGAACCATCAGCACGTGGTGAAAAAGAAATAACCACATTAAACCAAATGTATTTGGCTGAAAATGAACTTGAAGTTGGTATCATGACCCGAGGTATGGCTTGGCTAGATACCGGTACAGTAGATTCTATGGATGATGCCACCGAGTTTGTACGTGTTATGGAAAAACGTACGGGAACTAAAATTGCCTGTATTGAAGAAATCGCTTATTTACATGGGTATATTAATAAAGAACAAGCTAAAGAAGTGGCAAAAAAGTATGGTAAAAGTGGTTATGGCGATTACATTTTAAAAGTAATATCAGAATAA
- the rfbB gene encoding dTDP-glucose 4,6-dehydratase — protein MMRILITGGAGFIGSHVVRLFVNKYPNYQIFNLDALTYAGNLENLNDLNSSKNYTFIKGDITDEGFINSIFQQHQFDAVIHLAAESHVDRSITDPLAFAKTNIMGTMILLNAFKNLWKNNWDSKLFYHVSTDEVYGTLGKSGFFIESTPYDPNSPYSASKASSDHFVRAYGETYGLPYVISNCSNNYGPNQFPEKLIPLFINNIIQNKSLPVYGDGNYTRDWLYVIDHAIAIDLVFHKGKNNETYNIGGFNEWKNLELVKLLCQKMDDKLGRAAGTSEKLITFIKDRPGHDLRYAIDATKINKDLGWSPSVTFEQGLSKTIDWYLNNTDWLNNVTSGEYLKYYKNMYLN, from the coding sequence ATTATGAGAATTTTAATAACAGGAGGTGCTGGGTTTATTGGATCACATGTAGTGAGACTATTTGTTAATAAATATCCTAATTATCAGATTTTTAATCTGGATGCACTTACCTATGCTGGTAATTTAGAAAATTTAAACGATTTAAATAGTTCTAAAAATTATACATTTATAAAAGGAGACATCACAGATGAAGGATTTATAAACAGTATTTTTCAACAACATCAATTTGATGCTGTTATTCATTTAGCTGCAGAATCTCATGTAGATAGATCTATAACAGATCCTTTAGCTTTTGCCAAAACCAATATTATGGGAACCATGATATTATTAAATGCTTTTAAAAACTTATGGAAAAACAATTGGGACAGCAAGCTATTTTATCATGTTAGTACAGATGAAGTATATGGAACTTTAGGCAAAAGTGGTTTTTTTATAGAAAGCACTCCTTACGACCCCAATTCCCCCTATTCTGCTTCAAAAGCCAGTTCAGACCATTTTGTAAGAGCCTATGGAGAAACGTATGGTCTCCCTTATGTTATTTCCAATTGTTCTAACAATTATGGACCTAATCAATTTCCAGAAAAACTCATTCCTCTATTTATAAATAACATCATACAAAACAAATCGTTGCCAGTGTATGGTGATGGTAATTACACCAGAGATTGGTTATATGTTATAGACCATGCCATAGCTATCGATTTAGTCTTTCATAAAGGAAAAAATAACGAAACATATAATATTGGCGGTTTTAATGAATGGAAAAACTTAGAATTAGTTAAATTGCTTTGTCAAAAGATGGATGATAAATTAGGTAGAGCCGCGGGAACTTCAGAAAAACTTATAACTTTTATAAAAGATAGACCGGGGCACGATTTACGATATGCCATAGATGCAACAAAAATAAATAAAGATTTAGGTTGGAGTCCAAGTGTAACGTTTGAACAAGGTTTATCTAAAACCATAGACTGGTATTTGAATAATACCGATTGGTTAAATAATGTTACTTCTGGCGAATATCTAAAATATTATAAAAACATGTATTTAAATTAA
- a CDS encoding NAD-dependent epimerase, with product MTNQSNNSVKKTVLVTGAAGFIGFHLAKKLLSEGHSVIGLDNINDYYDINLKYARLLELGIEKNEAETYNNLCNSKTHNSFSFIKMNIEDREALPILFKNQDIHIVCNLAAQAGVRYSIENPEAYVDSNVTGFLNILECCRHHNIKHLVYASSSSVYGLNKKIPFSTDDNVDNPISLYAATKKSNELMAHTYSHLFKIPTTGLRFFTVYGPWGRPDMALFLFTDAISKNKPIKVFNNGQMERDFTYVDDIVEGVTRIINKETAERIQSNKFYKIYNIGNNNSVKLLDFIKEIEINMGKEAEKLMLPMQPGDVERTWANVDDLIKDYDYRPNTSIKNGVKNFVQWYNKYYNS from the coding sequence ATGACGAATCAATCTAATAATTCAGTAAAAAAAACCGTTCTCGTTACAGGTGCTGCCGGTTTTATAGGATTTCATTTGGCTAAAAAATTATTATCAGAAGGCCATTCTGTTATTGGTCTTGACAATATTAACGACTATTATGATATAAATTTAAAATATGCTAGGTTACTAGAGCTCGGAATAGAAAAAAATGAAGCCGAAACATATAATAATCTTTGTAATAGTAAAACGCACAATTCTTTTTCGTTTATTAAAATGAACATTGAAGATAGAGAAGCGCTTCCTATACTGTTTAAAAATCAAGATATCCACATCGTTTGTAATTTGGCAGCGCAGGCAGGTGTTAGATACAGTATTGAAAACCCCGAAGCTTATGTTGATAGCAATGTTACTGGGTTTCTAAACATATTGGAGTGTTGTAGGCATCATAACATCAAACATTTGGTATATGCCAGTAGCTCTAGTGTTTATGGTCTTAACAAAAAAATTCCTTTTTCAACAGATGATAATGTAGATAACCCTATCAGTTTATATGCTGCCACTAAAAAAAGTAATGAACTTATGGCACATACCTATAGTCATTTATTTAAAATTCCAACTACTGGCTTACGGTTTTTTACGGTGTATGGGCCATGGGGTCGACCTGATATGGCTTTATTTTTATTTACAGATGCTATTTCAAAAAACAAGCCTATAAAAGTTTTTAATAATGGGCAAATGGAAAGAGATTTTACCTATGTTGATGATATCGTTGAAGGTGTTACACGCATTATAAATAAAGAAACAGCCGAAAGAATTCAATCTAATAAATTTTATAAAATTTACAACATAGGGAACAATAATTCGGTAAAACTTTTAGATTTCATTAAAGAGATTGAAATTAATATGGGAAAAGAAGCCGAAAAATTAATGCTTCCTATGCAACCTGGAGATGTTGAAAGAACTTGGGCTAATGTGGATGATTTAATTAAAGATTATGATTACAGGCCTAATACATCTATTAAAAATGGGGTGAAAAATTTCGTTCAATGGTATAATAAATACTACAATTCGTAG
- a CDS encoding FdtA/QdtA family cupin domain-containing protein, with protein MKLKASTVYDCSVIDVSKVHNDAGNITVVENGHNIPFEVKRIYYLYDVPSGEARGGHAHYELEQFIIAASGSFDVIIDDGINKKRVSLNRPNLALHIVPGLWRELDNFSSGSICMVLASHKYEESDYIRDYNEFMELKK; from the coding sequence ATGAAGTTAAAAGCTAGTACCGTATACGATTGCTCTGTTATAGATGTTTCTAAAGTTCATAATGATGCAGGAAATATTACAGTGGTGGAAAATGGGCATAACATCCCTTTTGAGGTTAAAAGAATCTATTATTTATACGATGTTCCCAGTGGAGAAGCACGTGGCGGGCATGCCCATTACGAATTAGAACAATTTATTATAGCGGCTAGTGGTAGTTTTGATGTTATTATAGACGACGGCATAAATAAAAAACGGGTGTCTTTAAATAGACCCAATTTAGCATTGCACATCGTGCCAGGGTTATGGCGCGAACTTGATAACTTTTCATCAGGTTCTATTTGCATGGTTTTAGCATCTCATAAATATGAAGAGAGCGATTATATTAGAGATTATAATGAATTCATGGAATTAAAAAAATGA
- a CDS encoding nucleotide sugar dehydrogenase, with the protein MSQNEKIAVIGLGYVGLPLARLFATKYPVLGFDINPNRVDQLQIGKDATLEIEEKILKAVLKQENDAQIGLYCSSNQEDLKDCNVYIVTVPTPIDKNNRPNMQALYMASKMIGSVITKGNMVVFESTVYPGATEEDCIPIIEKASGLVYNKDFFAGYSPERINPGDKEHTVDTILKITSGSTPEIANKIDKLYSSVITAGTYKAPSIKVAEAAKVIENSQRDINIAFVNELAKIFNLMDLDTHAVLEAAGTKWNFLPFKPGLVGGHCIGVDPYYLAQKAQELGYHPEIILAGRRVNDSMGQYVAMQVIKLMLQKDIKIKGANILILGITFKENCPDVRNTRVIDIIEELQGFGVNLTMVDPWANPEEVKHAYGLTTTTHLPLLNRSGSVEEQEYKFDAVVLAVAHQEFLKLNLKTLLNTNGVLYDVKGFIKEKVDGKL; encoded by the coding sequence ATGAGTCAAAACGAAAAAATAGCGGTTATTGGTTTGGGGTATGTAGGCTTGCCTCTCGCCCGCTTATTTGCTACAAAATACCCTGTATTAGGTTTTGATATTAATCCAAATCGAGTGGATCAGTTACAAATAGGTAAAGATGCAACGCTTGAAATTGAAGAAAAAATATTAAAAGCTGTCTTAAAACAGGAAAACGATGCGCAAATAGGTTTATACTGTTCTTCAAACCAAGAGGATCTAAAAGACTGCAATGTATATATTGTTACAGTACCTACCCCTATAGATAAGAATAACAGACCAAACATGCAGGCTTTATATATGGCTAGTAAAATGATTGGAAGTGTTATTACAAAAGGTAATATGGTTGTTTTTGAATCGACGGTTTATCCAGGTGCAACGGAAGAAGATTGTATCCCCATTATTGAAAAAGCCAGTGGTTTAGTATACAACAAAGATTTTTTTGCAGGCTATTCCCCCGAACGGATCAACCCAGGTGATAAAGAGCATACCGTCGATACTATTTTAAAAATAACTTCAGGATCCACACCCGAAATAGCCAATAAAATAGACAAACTCTATAGTTCGGTAATTACGGCAGGTACCTATAAAGCACCTTCTATAAAAGTAGCCGAAGCAGCGAAGGTTATTGAAAATTCACAACGCGATATCAACATTGCCTTCGTTAATGAATTGGCTAAGATTTTTAATTTGATGGACCTTGATACCCATGCGGTTTTGGAAGCTGCAGGTACCAAATGGAACTTTTTACCTTTTAAACCGGGTTTAGTAGGCGGGCATTGTATAGGGGTCGACCCCTATTACTTAGCGCAAAAAGCACAAGAACTAGGGTACCATCCAGAAATCATATTAGCGGGACGTCGTGTGAATGATAGTATGGGGCAATATGTAGCCATGCAAGTCATCAAACTCATGCTTCAAAAAGACATCAAAATTAAAGGAGCAAATATCTTAATACTGGGTATAACCTTTAAGGAAAATTGTCCCGATGTACGTAATACAAGAGTCATAGACATTATTGAGGAATTACAAGGTTTCGGTGTTAACCTCACGATGGTCGATCCTTGGGCAAACCCTGAAGAAGTCAAGCATGCGTATGGCTTAACAACAACAACTCATCTCCCTCTTTTGAATCGCTCTGGTTCCGTTGAAGAACAGGAATACAAATTCGATGCTGTGGTACTTGCTGTAGCACACCAAGAATTTTTAAAATTAAACCTAAAGACTTTATTAAACACCAACGGTGTATTGTATGATGTTAAGGGGTTTATTAAAGAAAAAGTAGATGGTAAATTATAA
- a CDS encoding SDR family oxidoreductase, translated as MTEQQLKTLSNKKILITGGAGFIGSNLCETLLNHHIEVVCLDNFSTGKTQNIQPFLKNNLFTLIKGDIRNLEDCKTACIHVDYVLHEAALGSVPRSINDPITTNEVNVSGFLNMLVAARDAGVSRFVYAASSSTYGDHEGLPKVEETIGKPLSPYAITKYVNELYADIFHTTYHFDTIGLRYFNVFGKRQDPNGAYAAVIPKFVQQFINHESPLINGDGSYSRDFTYIDNVVQMNINALTTTNTEALNTVYNVACGERTSLLELANLLKTYLSEFDETIKNINIEYGANRLGDIPHSLASINKAKNLLNYHPKYNIKTGLKEAVKWYWKNNKI; from the coding sequence ATGACTGAGCAACAACTAAAAACATTAAGTAATAAGAAGATTCTTATTACCGGAGGTGCTGGTTTTATAGGCTCAAACCTATGTGAAACCTTGCTTAACCATCATATAGAAGTAGTTTGTTTAGATAATTTTTCTACAGGAAAAACACAAAATATTCAACCTTTCTTAAAAAACAACCTGTTTACACTTATTAAAGGTGATATTAGAAACCTAGAGGATTGTAAAACAGCTTGTATACATGTGGATTATGTATTACATGAAGCAGCGTTGGGTTCTGTACCACGTTCTATAAACGACCCCATCACCACTAACGAGGTGAATGTTTCTGGGTTTTTAAACATGCTCGTGGCCGCTAGAGATGCTGGAGTAAGCCGTTTTGTTTACGCAGCAAGCTCCTCCACCTACGGAGATCACGAAGGCTTACCTAAAGTGGAGGAAACCATTGGTAAACCCTTATCTCCTTATGCCATCACGAAATATGTTAATGAATTATATGCGGATATTTTCCATACCACTTACCATTTTGATACCATTGGTTTACGGTATTTTAATGTGTTTGGTAAACGCCAAGACCCCAACGGGGCTTACGCTGCAGTAATTCCTAAATTCGTACAACAATTTATAAACCACGAGTCGCCATTAATTAATGGAGATGGGAGTTATTCTAGAGACTTTACTTATATAGATAATGTGGTGCAAATGAATATAAATGCATTAACTACCACCAATACAGAAGCCTTAAATACCGTTTACAACGTGGCGTGTGGAGAAAGAACAAGCTTACTAGAATTGGCTAATTTGTTAAAAACTTATTTATCAGAATTTGACGAGACTATTAAAAATATAAACATAGAATACGGTGCCAACCGGTTGGGAGACATCCCCCACTCTTTAGCATCTATTAACAAAGCTAAAAACTTATTAAATTACCATCCCAAATACAATATAAAAACAGGACTTAAAGAAGCTGTGAAATGGTATTGGAAAAACAATAAAATATAA
- a CDS encoding nucleotide sugar dehydrogenase, translating into MKSIKNICCIGAGYVGGPTMAIIAKKNPHIKVTIVDINAERIAAWNDKDLSKLPIYEPGLAEIVSEIRDKNLFFSTDINKAISESEMIFISVNTPTKTYGKGKGMAADLKYIELCARNIAEVAKSNKIVVEKSTLPVRTAEAIKSILHNTGNGVQFDILSNPEFLAEGTAIEDLLNPDRVLIGGESEDAIACLANIYGSWVSQDRILRTNLWSSELSKLTANAFLAQRISSINAISELCEHTGANVKEVSKAIGFDSRIGSKFLNASVGFGGSCFQKDILNLVYIARSYNLHQVADYWEQVIIMNDHQKRRFSDRLIKTLYNTVSGKKIAFLGWAFKKDTNDTRESAAIYVADHLLSEQAYISVYDPKVSDVKIQSDLNYLNTRSEAENLEYVNPVTSPYEALKEAHAVTIMTEWDEFKTYNWEEIYANMKKPAFIFDGRNILDKSEMEKIGFEYYAIGQ; encoded by the coding sequence ATGAAATCAATAAAAAATATTTGCTGCATAGGCGCAGGGTATGTAGGTGGCCCAACCATGGCTATCATTGCTAAAAAAAACCCACACATTAAAGTTACTATCGTAGATATCAATGCCGAACGCATTGCTGCTTGGAACGATAAAGATCTATCTAAATTACCCATTTATGAACCGGGTTTAGCCGAAATTGTAAGCGAAATAAGAGATAAAAACCTTTTCTTTTCTACAGATATAAATAAAGCAATATCCGAATCTGAAATGATTTTTATTTCAGTCAATACCCCTACCAAAACCTACGGGAAAGGGAAAGGCATGGCGGCCGATTTGAAATATATTGAGCTTTGTGCTAGAAATATAGCCGAAGTAGCGAAATCAAATAAAATTGTAGTAGAAAAATCAACCCTGCCTGTTAGAACCGCAGAGGCCATTAAAAGCATTCTACACAATACCGGTAATGGGGTGCAATTCGATATCTTATCCAATCCGGAATTTTTGGCTGAAGGCACAGCTATTGAAGATTTATTGAACCCAGACCGTGTTTTAATTGGAGGCGAATCTGAAGATGCCATTGCATGCCTTGCTAATATTTATGGCAGTTGGGTATCGCAAGATCGAATTTTAAGAACCAATTTATGGTCGTCTGAATTGTCAAAATTAACTGCAAATGCCTTTCTAGCACAGCGTATTTCGTCCATCAATGCCATTTCCGAACTTTGCGAACATACAGGAGCTAATGTAAAAGAGGTTTCTAAAGCTATTGGATTTGACTCGCGAATAGGGTCAAAATTCTTAAACGCTTCCGTGGGGTTTGGCGGCTCTTGCTTTCAAAAAGATATTTTAAACTTAGTATACATAGCGAGATCATACAATTTACATCAAGTGGCTGATTATTGGGAACAAGTTATTATCATGAACGACCATCAAAAAAGACGTTTTTCGGATAGGTTAATAAAAACATTATACAACACCGTTTCTGGAAAGAAAATTGCTTTTTTAGGATGGGCTTTTAAAAAGGACACCAACGATACTAGAGAATCAGCGGCTATTTATGTAGCAGATCATTTACTTAGTGAACAGGCCTATATTTCAGTATACGACCCTAAAGTATCTGATGTAAAAATTCAAAGCGATTTAAATTATCTAAACACCAGATCTGAAGCAGAAAACCTAGAATACGTAAATCCCGTTACCTCCCCTTATGAAGCTTTAAAAGAGGCACATGCGGTAACTATTATGACCGAATGGGATGAATTTAAAACCTATAATTGGGAAGAAATTTATGCAAACATGAAAAAACCGGCATTTATTTTTGATGGTCGAAATATTTTAGATAAATCTGAAATGGAAAAAATAGGTTTTGAATATTATGCGATAGGACAATAA
- a CDS encoding aminotransferase class I/II-fold pyridoxal phosphate-dependent enzyme produces MLTKTKIYLSSPHMGGSEQKFVNEAFDTNWIAPLGPNVDGFEADIQNYLGNDSHVAVLSSGTAAIHLALQLLGVSKGDEVLCQSFTFSASANPIIYQGATPVFIDSESDTWNMSPELLEIAIIDRIEKNKKPKAIIAVHLYGMPYKAKQINAIAKKYDIPVVEDSAEALGSSYYNTACGTLSDIGILSFNGNKIITTSGGGALVTHHLELKNQAVFLATQARDNAPHYEHSSVGFNYRMSNVLAGIGRGQMEVLDKHVDARRANYNFYKTHLSNHSSISFLEEPEGFYSNRWLTCITTNSFELREAIRLNLLKEDIESRPLWKPMHMQPVFKDCLHFTDGTSETLFNKGLCLPSGSNLSQDDLNRILDIILKTPNL; encoded by the coding sequence ATGTTGACCAAAACCAAAATATACTTATCCTCACCTCATATGGGTGGCTCTGAACAAAAATTTGTGAATGAAGCCTTCGATACCAATTGGATAGCTCCATTAGGCCCCAATGTAGATGGTTTTGAAGCGGATATCCAAAATTATTTAGGAAATGATTCTCATGTAGCTGTATTAAGTTCGGGAACGGCAGCAATACATTTAGCACTTCAATTATTGGGTGTTTCAAAAGGGGATGAAGTATTATGCCAAAGTTTTACTTTTTCAGCCTCTGCAAATCCTATTATTTACCAAGGCGCCACACCTGTTTTTATTGATAGTGAGTCGGACACATGGAACATGTCTCCTGAATTACTTGAAATTGCTATTATAGATCGTATTGAAAAGAATAAAAAACCAAAAGCTATTATAGCGGTTCATTTATACGGTATGCCCTATAAAGCAAAGCAGATTAATGCTATTGCAAAAAAATACGATATTCCAGTAGTAGAAGATAGTGCTGAAGCTTTAGGAAGTAGCTATTACAATACCGCTTGTGGAACACTTTCGGATATTGGTATATTGTCTTTTAATGGTAATAAAATAATTACCACATCGGGTGGTGGTGCTCTTGTAACTCACCATTTAGAGTTAAAGAACCAAGCTGTTTTTTTAGCGACGCAAGCCAGAGACAACGCTCCTCATTACGAACATTCATCTGTTGGATTTAATTATAGAATGAGCAATGTGTTGGCTGGGATAGGTCGTGGGCAAATGGAAGTGTTGGATAAGCACGTAGATGCTAGAAGAGCTAATTATAATTTTTACAAAACGCATTTATCGAACCATTCTTCTATTTCATTTTTAGAAGAACCAGAAGGTTTTTATTCTAATAGATGGCTTACTTGTATTACAACCAATTCATTTGAATTACGAGAAGCAATAAGACTGAATCTTTTAAAAGAAGATATTGAGTCAAGACCTTTATGGAAACCTATGCATATGCAACCTGTTTTTAAAGACTGTTTGCACTTTACAGATGGAACCTCGGAAACACTTTTTAACAAAGGACTGTGTTTACCAAGCGGATCTAATTTAAGTCAAGACGATTTGAATAGAATACTAGACATTATATTAAAAACCCCAAACCTATGA
- a CDS encoding FdtA/QdtA family cupin domain-containing protein gives MEQVKIINLPKILDPRGNLSFFENSNQIPFNIKRTYWIYDVPGGEMRGSHAFKTSHEFIIALSGSFDVVLNDGKNEKKFSLNRSYYGLYVPNLLWRRIENFSTNSLALIVSNVAYNEKDYIRDFDAFKKYRDEVKS, from the coding sequence ATGGAACAGGTTAAAATAATAAATTTACCAAAAATTTTAGACCCCAGAGGGAATCTAAGTTTTTTTGAAAACAGTAATCAAATACCATTCAACATCAAAAGAACCTACTGGATCTATGATGTACCTGGTGGAGAAATGCGAGGAAGCCATGCTTTCAAAACATCTCATGAATTTATCATTGCGCTTTCAGGAAGTTTTGATGTCGTTTTAAACGATGGAAAAAACGAAAAAAAATTCAGTTTAAATAGGTCGTATTATGGGCTGTATGTTCCTAACTTATTATGGCGACGTATTGAAAATTTTTCTACCAATTCATTAGCACTCATTGTCTCAAATGTTGCCTATAATGAAAAGGACTATATAAGAGATTTTGATGCATTTAAAAAATATAGAGATGAAGTTAAAAGCTAG
- a CDS encoding nucleoside-diphosphate sugar epimerase/dehydratase, translating into MINNYFIYLSQKYASKWLVFAIDLAIVLITFCASYFIRFNFTLNFDFNQFLFQIPFILIVASISFFVFGSFKSVIRHTGFTDVVNLFKAVALMSILTVLFVLVNKELDFMEGFTIPLSILTMHALLSFVLLISSRLVFKMGYNHLKCRYIASKKVLIYGAGDSGIVTYNALISNVKEKFHVVGFIDDNSRKNGKSINGISILNKNKIDQAYIDSNNIDEIIITSENITKDSLLSLVSLTVKITKVPPIESWINGELNVRQIKQVQIEDLLGRAPIQIDNPNLLNEFKGETVLITGAAGSIGSELVKQLANFDVKELILVDQAESGLYDVQQDLIRDGKRHFTAIVADIRDGLRMDSIFQEYKPTMVFHAAAYKHVPLMEKSPYEAIKINVNGTKLLADTSSRYNVKKFVFISTDKAVNPTSVMGATKRMAEMYISCLQKESKTKFITTRFGNVLGSNGSVIPLFKKQIENGGPLTLTHQDITRYFMTIPEAAQLVLEAGTMGKGGEIFIFDMGESVKIYDLAKNMIKLSGLNFPEDIDIKITGLRPGEKLYEELLANGENTLSTYHKKIMISKTRELDYASVKSEIEELCITNRFQNNNIVLKMKRLIPEYKSNNSDYERFDKKVQIYKKVKNILHDKTDKTYGNI; encoded by the coding sequence ATGATAAACAATTACTTCATCTATCTCTCACAAAAATACGCCTCAAAATGGTTGGTTTTTGCAATTGATTTAGCAATCGTACTGATAACCTTTTGTGCTTCTTACTTTATAAGGTTTAATTTTACTTTAAATTTTGATTTTAACCAGTTCTTATTTCAAATACCTTTTATCCTGATTGTTGCTTCTATTAGCTTTTTCGTTTTTGGATCTTTTAAAAGTGTTATAAGACATACTGGGTTTACCGACGTGGTTAATTTATTTAAAGCGGTTGCTTTAATGTCTATTTTAACGGTATTATTTGTACTCGTAAATAAAGAGTTAGACTTTATGGAAGGGTTTACCATACCATTATCCATATTAACCATGCATGCTTTGTTAAGTTTTGTGTTATTGATTTCTAGCAGACTGGTTTTTAAAATGGGTTATAATCATTTGAAATGCAGATACATCGCATCCAAAAAAGTGCTTATTTATGGCGCTGGAGATTCTGGGATTGTTACTTATAATGCTTTAATTAGCAACGTTAAAGAAAAGTTTCATGTTGTTGGGTTTATTGATGATAATTCTAGAAAAAACGGGAAATCTATTAATGGTATTTCCATTCTTAACAAAAATAAAATTGATCAAGCTTATATAGATTCTAATAATATAGATGAGATAATAATAACATCTGAAAACATTACTAAAGACAGTTTACTTAGTTTAGTAAGTTTAACGGTTAAGATTACTAAAGTGCCACCTATTGAAAGTTGGATTAATGGGGAGTTAAATGTTCGCCAAATCAAGCAAGTACAAATTGAGGATCTTTTAGGTCGCGCACCCATTCAAATAGATAACCCAAACCTTTTAAATGAATTTAAAGGAGAAACGGTGTTAATTACTGGTGCTGCAGGTTCTATAGGTAGTGAGTTAGTTAAACAATTGGCTAATTTTGATGTTAAAGAATTAATATTAGTTGATCAAGCGGAGTCTGGATTATATGATGTACAACAAGATTTAATACGTGATGGGAAGCGCCATTTTACGGCTATTGTGGCCGATATTAGAGATGGTTTAAGAATGGATAGTATTTTTCAAGAATACAAACCTACCATGGTGTTTCATGCAGCAGCCTATAAGCATGTGCCTTTAATGGAAAAATCACCTTATGAAGCTATTAAAATTAATGTGAATGGTACAAAGCTTTTAGCGGATACATCATCCCGTTATAACGTTAAGAAATTTGTTTTTATTTCTACTGATAAAGCAGTAAACCCAACGAGTGTAATGGGGGCCACCAAACGTATGGCCGAAATGTATATTAGCTGTTTACAAAAAGAAAGTAAAACCAAGTTTATTACCACGCGTTTTGGTAATGTATTGGGTTCAAACGGTTCTGTTATCCCTTTGTTTAAGAAACAAATTGAAAATGGAGGGCCATTAACCTTAACACATCAAGATATTACGAGGTACTTTATGACCATTCCAGAAGCTGCACAACTGGTTTTAGAGGCGGGAACTATGGGGAAAGGTGGTGAAATATTTATTTTTGACATGGGCGAGTCGGTTAAAATTTACGATTTAGCTAAAAACATGATCAAACTTTCTGGACTTAACTTTCCGGAAGATATTGATATTAAAATAACAGGTTTACGCCCTGGTGAAAAACTTTATGAAGAACTATTAGCAAATGGAGAGAATACCTTGTCTACTTACCATAAAAAAATAATGATAAGTAAAACAAGAGAACTGGACTATGCTTCTGTAAAATCGGAGATAGAAGAATTATGTATCACCAACCGTTTCCAAAACAATAATATCGTTTTGAAAATGAAACGATTGATACCTGAATATAAATCTAATAATTCTGATTACGAACGCTTTGATAAAAAAGTTCAAATCTATAAAAAAGTGAAAAACATTTTGCATGATAAAACGGACAAAACATACGGCAACATATAA